In Pseudomonadota bacterium, one DNA window encodes the following:
- a CDS encoding cyclic nucleotide-binding domain-containing protein codes for MQTTYLTEQDLNLLKDRGSIVNYTPQQVILQQDTTPDRIYYLLDGNVKVDFSRVYGTDVLAYVGPGEFIGEVSFLDQGESSASVTAVQAVEMLELSRGDLEELLEADPSLAARFFHTLATTLARRIRASNSQ; via the coding sequence GTGCAAACCACATACCTGACGGAACAAGATCTCAACCTGCTGAAGGATCGTGGCAGCATCGTCAACTACACGCCGCAGCAGGTCATCCTGCAGCAGGACACCACGCCGGATCGTATTTACTACCTCCTCGACGGCAACGTTAAAGTAGACTTTTCCCGCGTCTACGGGACCGACGTGCTGGCCTACGTCGGGCCCGGCGAGTTTATCGGCGAGGTCTCCTTTCTAGACCAGGGTGAGTCCAGTGCATCCGTCACGGCAGTTCAGGCCGTGGAGATGCTCGAACTGTCTCGCGGTGACCTCGAGGAGCTGCTGGAAGCCGACCCATCGCTGGCCGCGCGTTTTTTCCACACGCTGGCCACCACGCTGGCCCGGCGCAT